One genomic region from Acidobacteriota bacterium encodes:
- a CDS encoding zinc ribbon domain-containing protein, which produces MPIYEYVCEKCHEHVEVIQKISDSPLTTCPKCDSDTLHKKISQSSFAFKGSGWYVSDYAGKSTSPASSKNSSDEVTSSEKPKTEPATSSTTSGDDTSSPSTTAAA; this is translated from the coding sequence ATGCCAATCTATGAGTACGTCTGTGAAAAGTGTCATGAGCACGTTGAAGTCATTCAGAAGATTTCAGACTCTCCGCTAACAACCTGTCCGAAGTGCGACTCTGACACACTTCATAAGAAAATCTCACAATCCAGTTTCGCATTTAAGGGGTCAGGTTGGTATGTGAGCGACTACGCTGGAAAATCCACTTCACCAGCAAGCAGCAAGAACTCCTCAGATGAGGTGACTTCGTCTGAAAAACCAAAAACCGAACCTGCAACCAGTTCGACGACCAGCGGGGACGACACATCATCCCCATCAACCACAGCAGCAGCGTGA
- a CDS encoding peptidylprolyl isomerase gives MLGLVLVFPVLTGCNPKSNQAVAVLETEYGKIVFEFYPEVAPQHVKQFQELIKQGFYNGIAFHRVEANSLIQGGDPNTIRGPENTWGLGRPDLKTIPAEFSKKNHIRGTVSAARKGNDNNSATTQFFICCRPHPEWDNQYSIFGQVISGMNVVDIISQSPVTEGTTRPQTKTIITRAYLDLRSNYPATPGL, from the coding sequence ATGCTTGGCCTGGTACTGGTCTTCCCCGTGCTGACCGGATGTAATCCCAAATCCAATCAGGCTGTGGCGGTCCTGGAGACGGAATATGGAAAAATCGTCTTTGAATTTTACCCCGAAGTGGCACCGCAACACGTCAAACAGTTTCAGGAGTTGATCAAACAGGGGTTTTATAACGGGATCGCTTTTCACCGGGTCGAAGCCAATAGTTTAATTCAAGGCGGGGACCCCAACACAATCCGCGGCCCTGAAAATACCTGGGGACTGGGCCGTCCTGACCTGAAAACCATTCCGGCTGAATTCAGCAAGAAAAATCACATCCGGGGAACGGTTTCCGCCGCCCGCAAAGGCAATGATAACAACAGCGCCACAACGCAATTTTTTATTTGCTGCCGTCCGCATCCAGAATGGGATAACCAGTATTCCATTTTTGGACAGGTCATTTCCGGAATGAACGTGGTGGACATCATTTCTCAGTCGCCTGTCACCGAAGGCACCACCCGCCCCCAAACCAAAACCATTATTACCAGAGCCTATCTGGATCTGCGCAGCAATTATCCGGCAACCCCTGGCCTGTAG